One Agrobacterium vitis genomic window, GGCCAGCCTGTTTGCAGCCACGGCCTACGTTGCTTTTTCCTGGAACCTGCTCGTCTTCGCCATGCTGGGGGCCTTCTATAATCTTGGCAGGGTGTCCGTCGAGGTAGCGCTGCAGGCTTGCGTTGCGCAAGACGAGCTCGGCCGGGCCAAAGGCACCATCCATTCCATCGCCGTTGCCGTGAGCCTGCTTCTGGTTGCGATAGTCTCTCTGACATCGGATGATCTCGAACCCTCAACCATGTTTTTGATGTTTTCAGGCCTTGTCGCATTGAGCGTGAGCGCTCTGGCAAGCCTGCCGGTTCAGCGCAAAAGCCACTGATGCGAAGTTCCGATGTGTTTTTCGCCAGCGCAGACTGGCGAAGCGCTGTCATCTCATTTATCTTGTGACGTGAGGCAGTACGTGCTGCCTTGGGGCGTGGAAACCCCTCCGTGCGACTGATGCTGGTCGATTCAGCATCGAACTCTCTGACCTTTCGGGTCGGGGAGCCTGTGGCGTATGTCCAGGTTCCCCGGAACTAAAGGCCACAGGGCTGTCACGGACAGTTTCCAACTCCCCGATCATTCGGAGGTTAAGTGAGTCTATCGCGGGGACGGACCGCGACAAACTCTCTTGATGGGGAGCAACCGATGGGACACCAAGCCGTTCAGCATTATGATACGCACCATTCAGAAGTGGTTGCCTATGATCGCCAGAAGTCCGCATCCCATCCATCATCTCCGCATTATGTGAATGTGGTACGCGCCTGGGCGATATCGTTGCCATTGATGAACGGGGCCGAGGCGCATGATGGCGTCTGATTTGCACCCGACCTTGAAACGCGGACCCTGCCGTACCTTATCCCATCAGTCGAAATCCTGGCACCATATGCGCGCCGATCTGGTGCGCAGGACGGGCCTTGACCGGGAAGAGACAGCGTTTATCGCTGACCGGCATCTTGTTCTTCTCAATCTTCAGGGACATTCGGAGCGGGGCGAGCATTTTCTGGACAACCGCAGAACTGATTTCGTGCGCAGAAAACCGGGCGCAATCCTCTTCGTTCCAGCTGGCAGTATCTGGCGGGGCTGGGAAACGGGGGCGTCCAATGCCGCCTATCTGTCTCTCGGCGTCGATCCCGCAAAGCTCACGGATCTGTTTGCACCTGCGCAATCACGCACCGTGTCCTGCCTTTCCTTTTCGCCCGATCTTGGCTTTGAAGATCCCATTGTCACGAATGCAATGCGCGGGATCGGCTCGGAAATTCGGGAGAAGGGTCCACTAAGCAATCTTCTCGTCGAAAGCTATGTGGCGACGATCTTCACGCAATTGATGCGAAGGCAAAGCAGTCTACCCACGCGGCGCCAGGGCGGGCTTTCATCTGCCACCCTCAACCGTGTGGCCCAGAAGATCGACGATGAGTTGGACGATGGCCTTTCTCTCCAGCAGTTGGCGGATCTGGCCGGGCTCAGCATTCCCCATCTTTGCCGGGCCTTCAAGCAGACCTTCGGCTTGCCACCATATCGCTACATCATTCAGCGCAGAATAGAGCGTGCGAAACAATACTTGCGCGAGACAGCTCTTTCGATCACCGAGATTGCCCTGTCCTGCGGTTTCTCGAGTGCAAGCCATTTTGCCAATGTCTTCAGAAAAGAAGTCGGAACTACGCCGCTCGACTATCGAGCCGCATGGTCCGACAGGGCGTTCGGGTAATTTCGTGATCAGATCCCGTTGCCAGATCAATTTCCTGCAAGCGCCACGCGAATGAGCGGGCAATCATGGTGATATCTTTCGCAAGGATGTCATCATGGAATTCGAAGCCGTCTCATCCCGTCTGCAACTGCCACATCCCTCTGATCAGACAGCATTGCGCGTCAAGGATCTGAAAAAGCAGTTCGGTCCGCTCGAGGTGCTAAAGGGGATCTCGTTGAGTGCTTCGCGCGGTGAGGTGATTTCAATCCTTGGATCCAGCGGATCAGGAAAAAGCACCTTACTCAGATGCCTCAATTTTCTCGAGGAACCGAGCGGTGGCGACATCTGGATTGGCGGCCAGCATATTCGCCTGCGCCGGGGACGGGCTGCCCAGTCGGAAATCAATGTCCTGCGTGCCCGCCTTGGCATGGTGTTCCAGACCTTCAATCTCTGGCCTCATAAGACAGTTCTTGAAAACCTGATCGAGGCGCCGGTTTACGTGCGCAAGATCCCGAAGAAAATGGCATGTGCTCGGGCTGAAGACCTCCTGTCGAAAGTTGGCCTGGCGGATAAGCGCCATGCTTATCCTGTGCATCTGTCCGGTGGTCAACAGCAGCGGGTCGCCATCGCCCGGGCGTTGGCGATGGAGCCCGACATTCTCCTGTTCGATGAGCCGACATCGGCTCTCGATCCCGAACTGGTTGGCGAGGTTCTGAATGTCATTCGGTCGCTTGCCGATGAAGGGCGAACCATGCTGATCGTCACCCATGAACTCGCGTTTGCGCGTCAGGTCTCCAACCGCATTTTCTTCCTCCATCAGGGGCGGATCGAAGAGGAAGGGGCGCCTGAAGCCATATTCGAACGACCGGTGTCGCCGTGGTTGCGGCAATTCCTATCCGCGCAGTTCGGGAGGACCACCCGATGATATCTCTGCAAGAGCTTGGCCTGCAAGGATTTGGAGCGCAAATCGCGGCAGGTGCCGCCA contains:
- a CDS encoding helix-turn-helix transcriptional regulator, which encodes MMASDLHPTLKRGPCRTLSHQSKSWHHMRADLVRRTGLDREETAFIADRHLVLLNLQGHSERGEHFLDNRRTDFVRRKPGAILFVPAGSIWRGWETGASNAAYLSLGVDPAKLTDLFAPAQSRTVSCLSFSPDLGFEDPIVTNAMRGIGSEIREKGPLSNLLVESYVATIFTQLMRRQSSLPTRRQGGLSSATLNRVAQKIDDELDDGLSLQQLADLAGLSIPHLCRAFKQTFGLPPYRYIIQRRIERAKQYLRETALSITEIALSCGFSSASHFANVFRKEVGTTPLDYRAAWSDRAFG
- a CDS encoding ABC transporter ATP-binding protein; its protein translation is MEFEAVSSRLQLPHPSDQTALRVKDLKKQFGPLEVLKGISLSASRGEVISILGSSGSGKSTLLRCLNFLEEPSGGDIWIGGQHIRLRRGRAAQSEINVLRARLGMVFQTFNLWPHKTVLENLIEAPVYVRKIPKKMACARAEDLLSKVGLADKRHAYPVHLSGGQQQRVAIARALAMEPDILLFDEPTSALDPELVGEVLNVIRSLADEGRTMLIVTHELAFARQVSNRIFFLHQGRIEEEGAPEAIFERPVSPWLRQFLSAQFGRTTR